A window of Metabacillus sp. B2-18 contains these coding sequences:
- the dptG gene encoding DNA phosphorothioation-dependent restriction protein DptG, with protein MEKVLNVEYLEDLLKKKNKHDVGQTMDVIPFLSKRTRVIREHFNDTLGEYIRRICDLKLNKVKKDPDALFEEDNPFIEQIVSEVECENSDIEYDLKRFIEQYLYNKEKRINPIHPFLFNYIPFSNSSNENELRKYAQFMMDVFVQDHNDIKQIFNDKSGDDILTELIIDNLEDLKSESYTKQYKPLLPCLTQLYQEDLIFLSHHKDYFLKTFSLLTHFYTFIYACQLVLKFDRFDKADYSKVDPLFFGLEWESLNKRRKPADELEGFKRVREKESNLFVHIHTMSQLSHNTFNPENSFGKLPFMNYVQLNEYVQDSSEQVFLTSLKNWIATYCEWRGLENKDNSSTISEAFQILFNCLKEGMSTEVCIKFGQNIEDLGANLFLKNRGSLGPILNLNHESLLMLTAVCVKDKRIPLNQLFDEFELRGVIFDRYSKKEIIDLLDSQNLIDKKSDSGDAQYVKPIL; from the coding sequence ATGGAAAAGGTTTTAAATGTTGAATACTTAGAAGATTTACTAAAAAAGAAAAATAAGCATGATGTAGGACAAACTATGGATGTTATCCCTTTTTTATCAAAAAGGACAAGGGTTATCCGTGAACATTTTAATGATACACTTGGAGAATATATTCGTCGGATATGTGACTTAAAATTAAATAAAGTTAAGAAAGATCCTGATGCGCTATTTGAAGAGGACAATCCTTTTATTGAACAAATTGTTTCTGAAGTTGAATGTGAAAATAGCGATATAGAATATGATTTGAAACGATTTATTGAGCAGTATTTATATAATAAAGAAAAAAGAATAAATCCTATTCATCCATTTTTATTCAATTACATACCATTCTCTAATAGTAGTAATGAAAATGAATTACGAAAATATGCACAATTCATGATGGATGTTTTTGTTCAAGATCATAATGACATAAAACAGATTTTTAATGATAAGAGTGGAGACGATATATTAACTGAGTTAATAATAGACAATTTAGAAGATCTTAAATCAGAAAGCTATACAAAACAATACAAACCTTTATTGCCTTGCCTAACTCAACTATATCAAGAGGATTTAATTTTTTTGAGTCACCATAAAGATTATTTTCTAAAAACTTTTTCATTGTTAACACATTTCTATACCTTTATCTATGCATGTCAATTAGTGTTGAAGTTCGATAGATTTGATAAGGCAGATTACTCAAAAGTTGATCCTTTATTTTTTGGGTTAGAATGGGAGTCTTTAAATAAAAGAAGAAAACCTGCTGATGAATTAGAAGGTTTTAAAAGGGTTAGAGAAAAAGAAAGTAACTTATTTGTCCATATACACACAATGTCTCAACTAAGCCATAATACATTTAATCCTGAAAATAGTTTTGGGAAATTACCATTCATGAACTATGTTCAATTAAATGAGTATGTTCAAGATTCTTCTGAACAAGTTTTTCTAACTAGTTTAAAGAATTGGATTGCAACTTATTGCGAATGGAGAGGACTTGAAAATAAAGACAATTCATCAACAATTTCTGAGGCATTTCAAATACTCTTTAATTGTCTAAAAGAAGGAATGAGCACAGAAGTATGTATAAAGTTTGGACAAAATATCGAGGATTTAGGAGCCAACCTGTTTCTTAAAAACAGGGGAAGCTTAGGTCCTATCCTAAATCTAAACCATGAATCATTGTTGATGTTAACAGCAGTCTGTGTGAAGGATAAGCGAATACCTTTAAATCAGTTATTTGACGAATTTGAACTTAGAGGTGTTATTTTCGACCGGTATTCGAAAAAGGAAATTATTGATTTATTAGATTCACAAAACTTAATTGATAAAAAAAGTGATAGTGGTGATGCTCAGTATGTCAAACCAATTTTATAA
- the dptF gene encoding DNA phosphorothioation-dependent restriction protein DptF encodes MTKWLDLFLSNPDLSEYTMNKLSEAIIRLAYLTNSDFAEDIYDKVYRDFAKNLYFFNSGNRRGIRDYYDEVKDALFKWKGSPVKNYIYINNPNGKFRLAQSLNLRPSIEHLKFNSNEILESFRSNISMAHHNGDPNNTIFLDIDFPLYQLLLRVQEGYCPNKKDYEEAIKFVEFIEKVMSFGNKKEEMLVHFPNDNRFYKLKKDDFGAFVFERE; translated from the coding sequence ATCACTAAATGGCTAGATTTATTTTTAAGTAACCCTGATTTGTCAGAATATACGATGAATAAGTTGTCAGAAGCAATAATTCGACTTGCTTATCTAACAAATTCAGATTTTGCAGAAGATATTTATGACAAAGTATATAGAGATTTTGCTAAGAATTTATACTTTTTTAATTCTGGAAATAGACGTGGCATAAGGGATTATTATGATGAAGTAAAGGATGCACTATTTAAATGGAAAGGATCACCTGTTAAAAATTATATCTATATTAATAATCCTAATGGAAAGTTCCGATTAGCACAATCATTAAATTTAAGGCCATCAATCGAACATCTAAAATTCAATAGTAATGAGATATTAGAGTCATTTAGATCTAATATTTCAATGGCTCACCATAATGGCGATCCGAATAATACAATCTTCTTAGACATTGATTTTCCCTTATATCAGTTACTACTAAGAGTTCAAGAAGGATATTGTCCAAATAAAAAAGATTATGAAGAAGCTATTAAGTTTGTAGAATTCATTGAAAAGGTTATGAGTTTTGGAAATAAGAAGGAAGAAATGTTGGTCCATTTTCCAAACGACAATCGTTTTTACAAGCTTAAAAAAGACGATTTTGGTGCTTTTGTTTTTGAAAGGGAGTAA
- a CDS encoding GmrSD restriction endonuclease domain-containing protein: MIEPIDFFSAKEHTLKTFLTSGNKKFRVPDYQRNYAWTDNELEQLWVDFKQTVTDSFGHDYTIRMNHKPHFFGTLLLTKDETGIFFDLSD, translated from the coding sequence ATGATTGAACCAATTGATTTTTTTAGTGCAAAAGAACATACTTTAAAGACATTTTTGACCTCCGGTAATAAAAAGTTTAGAGTACCAGATTATCAAAGGAATTATGCTTGGACAGATAATGAACTTGAGCAATTATGGGTTGATTTTAAACAAACTGTAACAGATTCTTTTGGACATGATTATACAATAAGAATGAACCATAAACCTCATTTTTTTGGAACATTACTCTTAACAAAGGATGAGACAGGGATTTTTTTTGACTTATCTGATTGA
- a CDS encoding DEAD/DEAH box helicase, with amino-acid sequence MLFFKKKQKEMKVNFVPKETGVQILFELIEGKNVQPLEVPLTKEQIEDCYRLEGFMKYVAWEELYELGIVENSFLPYESYYDVLKEEDGVDILSNLGLPINPDQLSGELSLKSLADEADLSIRLHNNEGKNIDRIGKQYGALYEIENGLHLLPENIYKLKKAMREEYENGYQKIGISQQLAKEAGIQLENFLETENYHVVGKYDIDIKVHNHDHIELIPSGVNEQETLHLNSPSTVTSFKEGIKRNRYVKTQAVQEDMEKLSQKRHITGEEVPLFFENPSAVLPEHDYQFDLETFSDRVRGLVSIERVAPYNTGGSGFQWFDSETGQYVPYDEEFLSGLMEQYPDQQYVEHEGKWIYLDPTLRKNLLDIPADEEAKLSNKYVLDIKDNEQELDYSIDTKNELALEEFQVPESLKADLFPHQLEGFQWLCHLEKKGIGGLLADDMGLGKTIQVISFLLHQQSRNMLKPTLVVLPIALIENWMEEIKKFAPSLSNSIYIHRGSGRIKSSQVIDGYDLVFTSYDTLKIDQLLLGKVKFKSIICDEAQNVKSHSSQRSRALRAMQSDFRLAMTGTPVENSLDELWSIMDFVQPGELSSLRQFRERFAESGDYDGLLKAIQPFYMRRTKSEVLDKRLPKKYLTAPFYVEASRTQKSISNSMLETKETGQIAILNMLMRLRQLYGHPGVVIPKYEELEIKEIPKFNKLLEIVEEVKAKDEKVLIFTEFRKLHSIFKRIFMQKYRISVPVIDGDTKNRQAVVQAFNQSPGFGIILLSPKAAGVGLTITSANHVIHYTRWWNPAVENQATDRAYRIGQQKDVYVYQIITTDNDNFPQGTVEELMHQLLEDKRELAENVIVPFNTKEIQEMVLNKLIN; translated from the coding sequence ATGCTCTTCTTCAAAAAGAAGCAGAAAGAGATGAAGGTTAACTTTGTACCTAAAGAAACTGGTGTACAAATTTTATTTGAATTAATTGAAGGTAAAAATGTTCAACCATTAGAAGTCCCATTAACGAAAGAACAAATTGAAGATTGTTATCGACTTGAAGGTTTTATGAAATATGTAGCATGGGAAGAGCTCTATGAACTAGGTATAGTTGAAAACTCATTTCTTCCGTATGAAAGTTACTATGATGTACTCAAAGAGGAAGATGGAGTAGATATTTTATCTAATTTAGGGTTACCGATCAATCCAGATCAACTATCCGGAGAACTTTCCCTAAAATCCTTAGCAGATGAGGCTGATCTGTCAATACGACTTCATAATAATGAAGGGAAAAATATAGATCGAATCGGGAAGCAATATGGTGCATTATATGAAATTGAAAATGGCCTCCACCTACTTCCAGAAAACATATATAAATTGAAAAAAGCAATGCGGGAAGAGTATGAAAATGGATATCAGAAGATCGGGATTTCCCAGCAATTAGCTAAAGAAGCAGGGATCCAACTAGAGAATTTCTTAGAAACAGAAAATTATCATGTTGTCGGCAAATACGATATCGATATTAAGGTTCATAACCATGATCATATCGAATTAATTCCTTCTGGAGTAAATGAACAAGAGACTCTTCATTTAAACTCTCCATCTACTGTTACAAGTTTCAAAGAAGGCATAAAAAGAAATCGATATGTGAAAACACAAGCTGTTCAAGAAGATATGGAGAAGTTATCACAGAAGAGACATATCACAGGTGAAGAAGTTCCATTATTTTTTGAAAATCCATCGGCGGTTCTGCCGGAACATGATTATCAGTTCGATCTTGAAACCTTCTCAGATCGTGTAAGGGGATTGGTTTCAATAGAGCGAGTGGCACCATACAACACAGGTGGATCTGGTTTCCAATGGTTTGATTCAGAAACGGGCCAGTATGTTCCGTATGACGAAGAGTTTCTTAGCGGCTTAATGGAACAATACCCTGATCAACAGTATGTTGAACACGAAGGAAAATGGATTTACCTTGATCCAACATTAAGAAAAAACCTCTTAGACATTCCAGCTGATGAAGAAGCTAAATTGAGTAATAAGTATGTCCTTGATATTAAAGATAATGAACAAGAACTTGATTACTCAATAGATACAAAAAATGAATTAGCACTAGAAGAATTTCAAGTACCTGAATCACTAAAAGCAGACTTATTCCCACATCAGCTTGAAGGTTTTCAGTGGTTATGTCATTTAGAAAAAAAGGGAATTGGTGGATTACTAGCAGATGACATGGGATTAGGGAAAACGATTCAGGTGATCTCATTTCTATTACACCAGCAATCTCGTAATATGTTAAAACCAACCCTAGTGGTCCTTCCGATTGCGCTTATTGAAAACTGGATGGAAGAAATAAAGAAATTCGCGCCTTCTTTATCGAACAGTATATATATTCACAGAGGAAGCGGTAGAATTAAGTCTTCTCAAGTCATTGATGGTTATGATCTAGTCTTCACTAGTTATGACACATTAAAAATTGATCAACTACTATTAGGCAAAGTAAAGTTCAAGTCGATCATTTGTGATGAAGCCCAAAATGTAAAATCACATTCAAGTCAACGATCAAGAGCTCTTCGTGCTATGCAATCAGACTTCCGATTAGCGATGACAGGAACCCCAGTTGAAAATAGTTTAGATGAACTATGGTCAATCATGGACTTTGTGCAACCAGGGGAACTAAGTTCATTACGTCAATTTAGAGAAAGATTTGCTGAATCAGGAGATTACGATGGATTATTAAAAGCCATTCAACCGTTTTATATGAGAAGAACGAAAAGTGAAGTACTAGATAAACGGTTACCGAAGAAGTATTTAACAGCACCATTTTATGTAGAAGCATCAAGAACACAAAAATCCATCTCTAACTCCATGTTAGAAACAAAAGAAACAGGGCAAATTGCGATTTTAAATATGTTAATGAGACTCCGTCAATTATACGGACATCCTGGAGTCGTTATACCAAAATATGAAGAGTTAGAAATAAAAGAAATTCCTAAATTTAATAAACTACTAGAAATCGTTGAAGAGGTCAAAGCCAAAGATGAAAAAGTACTAATCTTTACAGAATTTAGAAAACTACATTCCATCTTTAAAAGAATCTTCATGCAGAAATATAGAATTTCAGTGCCTGTCATTGATGGAGATACGAAAAACAGACAAGCAGTCGTTCAAGCCTTTAATCAATCACCTGGATTCGGGATTATCCTATTATCACCAAAAGCTGCAGGTGTAGGTTTAACTATTACAAGTGCAAACCATGTCATTCACTATACCAGATGGTGGAATCCAGCTGTTGAAAATCAAGCAACAGATCGAGCGTATCGAATTGGACAACAGAAAGATGTCTATGTCTATCAGATAATTACTACGGATAATGATAACTTCCCGCAAGGTACTGTTGAAGAATTAATGCATCAATTGCTAGAAGATAAAAGGGAATTGGCAGAGAATGTAATTGTTCCGTTTAATACGAAGGAGATTCAGGAAATGGTTTTAAATAAATTAATAAATTAA
- a CDS encoding OmpA/MotB family protein, whose product MRYRKKEQVNYWMSYADLMSAMLMVFALLLTLVILDYRELLEQKEKEIEEVVNVKTEIIKALTEAFKESNMAIEIDQQTGAIRFPGSVLFESNSSEISAKGEGFLKEFIPAYLGILLQDRFKDEISSVMIEGHTDKKGDYMYNMALSQDRAYSVLEYIYSKDFPDFKEKSLSQKYITANGRSFNQPLTNDKGEYDPDRSRRVEFLFRLKDDEAIKAIEELVKDK is encoded by the coding sequence GTGAGATATCGGAAAAAAGAACAAGTCAACTATTGGATGTCTTATGCCGATTTAATGAGTGCCATGTTAATGGTTTTTGCTCTACTTTTAACATTAGTTATTCTTGATTATCGTGAATTACTAGAGCAAAAAGAAAAAGAAATTGAAGAAGTAGTCAATGTGAAAACAGAGATTATAAAAGCCTTAACAGAAGCTTTTAAAGAATCAAATATGGCGATCGAAATTGACCAACAAACAGGTGCGATTCGCTTTCCAGGTAGTGTTCTATTTGAATCAAATTCATCAGAAATTTCTGCAAAAGGTGAAGGGTTTTTGAAAGAATTTATCCCAGCCTATTTAGGAATTCTTTTACAAGATCGCTTTAAAGATGAGATTTCTAGCGTCATGATAGAAGGACACACAGATAAAAAAGGTGATTATATGTACAATATGGCATTATCACAAGACAGAGCGTATTCAGTATTAGAATATATCTATAGTAAAGATTTTCCTGATTTTAAAGAAAAGTCACTATCACAAAAATATATTACAGCAAATGGGAGAAGTTTTAATCAACCTTTAACAAACGACAAAGGTGAATATGATCCTGACCGTTCAAGACGTGTTGAGTTTTTATTCAGACTGAAAGACGATGAGGCAATAAAAGCGATTGAAGAGTTGGTGAAGGATAAATGA
- a CDS encoding MotA/TolQ/ExbB proton channel family protein has translation MFSIFEDLFQNISSMGVEGFTNIFLVFQLFLFFILCFFQTTRIVKEMRVMDRLKKNLSEINRGSNKQAHEIDQEINDLFSIIKGSRYKDLWSRYYNRVSEKNEDERIRVEPFFGFDVMHYHMGYRPLMDVGAGINVSIGVLGTFIGLSTGLADLNMGDTDALRTGISGLLDGMKVAFYSSVFGVFLSLAWTLFDRVISSQLDKKIDWHSEKLDYLLSTDDEELFLNRLEKISRSQADHLKTLLTDALEKAMQPIVSTIRESNGQVSNAFGALNDQFSKLQSGVETQSKLLETQIEFSKSNSNDISDRLVEQITGGTQQSISQFTNIISDTKDLQQQMMQTVNTVVEKFASSEQTQSTTLERTEKMFAQFENMTSELDQMRSSYKEASSFMEGLSGAFQQIQHLTQEQLPVQQEVMKSNQSLAEKYDGLTERFKEFNSAIETKYENLMDEVITVSKSLSTSFKDMTDRFSQSLVTQSTMMKESDTLLQNVKEVVEYLTPVAPELKDVVGNIHSLKEQLSQMQQLQNELLPELVEMKTNTNKTVEEALATTKSYMNEMTNQLDVMKTSWTTTREQFEQTRETLNTSVKDFSENVDNGLSKTYHHFDETLTNAVKQVSQLVYQFSDVQKDFIDTLEDLSEEISKAKAGA, from the coding sequence TTGTTTAGTATTTTTGAAGATTTATTCCAAAATATTAGTTCTATGGGTGTAGAGGGCTTTACAAATATATTTTTAGTTTTTCAATTATTTCTTTTCTTTATTCTATGTTTCTTTCAAACTACACGAATAGTAAAAGAAATGAGAGTTATGGACCGGTTAAAAAAGAATCTAAGTGAAATAAATCGTGGTTCTAATAAACAGGCACATGAAATTGATCAGGAGATAAATGATCTCTTCTCAATTATTAAGGGCTCGCGTTATAAGGATTTATGGTCAAGATATTACAACAGGGTGTCAGAAAAAAATGAAGATGAACGCATCCGTGTTGAGCCTTTCTTTGGGTTTGATGTGATGCATTATCATATGGGATATCGTCCTTTAATGGATGTCGGAGCAGGAATTAATGTAAGTATTGGTGTGTTAGGGACATTTATTGGTTTATCAACGGGATTAGCAGATTTAAACATGGGTGATACAGATGCACTTCGTACAGGAATTAGTGGATTACTTGATGGGATGAAAGTTGCATTTTATTCATCAGTTTTTGGTGTCTTCTTATCTCTTGCATGGACCTTATTTGACCGAGTAATTAGTAGCCAGCTTGATAAAAAGATCGATTGGCATTCAGAGAAGCTGGATTACCTATTAAGTACGGATGATGAAGAGCTGTTCTTAAATCGATTAGAAAAGATTTCAAGAAGTCAGGCTGATCATTTAAAGACTTTATTAACGGATGCACTGGAAAAGGCTATGCAGCCAATTGTATCAACAATTCGTGAATCAAATGGACAAGTATCAAATGCATTTGGAGCTCTGAACGATCAGTTTTCAAAACTGCAATCAGGTGTAGAAACGCAATCTAAATTATTAGAAACACAAATTGAATTTTCAAAGTCTAACAGTAATGATATATCTGATCGACTTGTTGAACAAATTACAGGTGGAACACAACAATCTATTTCTCAATTTACAAACATCATCAGTGATACAAAAGACCTTCAACAACAAATGATGCAAACAGTAAATACAGTTGTTGAGAAATTTGCTAGTTCTGAACAAACGCAATCAACAACACTTGAAAGAACGGAAAAGATGTTTGCTCAATTTGAAAATATGACATCTGAGCTCGATCAAATGAGAAGTAGCTATAAAGAGGCTTCATCTTTCATGGAAGGATTAAGTGGAGCATTCCAACAAATTCAACATTTAACACAAGAACAGCTACCGGTTCAGCAAGAAGTGATGAAAAGCAATCAATCCCTTGCGGAAAAGTACGACGGACTTACAGAGCGGTTTAAAGAATTCAATTCTGCTATAGAAACTAAATACGAAAATCTAATGGATGAAGTAATTACTGTTTCCAAGAGTTTAAGTACCTCATTTAAAGATATGACAGATCGTTTCTCTCAGTCATTAGTCACTCAATCTACTATGATGAAAGAATCAGACACCTTATTACAAAATGTAAAAGAGGTAGTTGAATATTTAACACCAGTTGCACCTGAATTAAAAGATGTTGTTGGTAACATTCATTCTTTAAAAGAACAATTAAGTCAGATGCAGCAGTTACAAAACGAATTATTACCAGAACTAGTTGAAATGAAAACAAATACGAATAAGACAGTAGAAGAAGCTCTTGCTACAACGAAGTCTTATATGAACGAAATGACAAATCAACTAGATGTGATGAAAACAAGCTGGACTACAACAAGAGAACAATTTGAGCAAACTAGAGAAACACTTAACACATCAGTAAAGGACTTTAGTGAGAACGTTGATAACGGTCTTTCAAAAACATATCACCACTTCGATGAAACATTAACAAATGCTGTAAAACAAGTAAGTCAGTTGGTTTACCAATTCAGTGATGTTCAAAAAGACTTCATCGATACGTTAGAAGACTTATCAGAAGAAATTAGTAAGGCGAAGGCAGGCGCATAA